From Ficedula albicollis isolate OC2 chromosome 5, FicAlb1.5, whole genome shotgun sequence, one genomic window encodes:
- the PRDM11 gene encoding PR domain-containing protein 11 isoform X3, whose translation MEIEPNLSSFEFPGDKMLQNDKSEKNVENQEDARGALQFATLKQGKSPYKRSCDEGESHPQTKKKKIDLIFKDVLEASLESAKFEENQLATSTPLSLRRASKYQAEDIFEQCGSAMQHGSLSLSRNQSEREWRVPHSSSFISAKEMSILEDEEEEPLSLKADSPTELSLASAQGNSHEMPTTSFCPNCIRLKKKIRELQAELDMLRSGKLPEAPVLPPQVPELQEFSDPTASESIISVPTIMEDDDQEVDSADESVSNDMIAATDEPSKMSSATGRRIRRFKQEWLKKFWFLRYSPTLNEMWCHVCRQYTVQSSRTSAFIIGSKQFKIHTIKLHSQSNLHKKCLQLYKLRMHPEKTEEMCRNMTLLFNTAYHLALEGRPYYDFRPLAELLRKCELKVVDQYMNEGDCQILIHHIARALREDLVERIRQSPFLSIILDGQSDDLLADTVAVYVQYTSSDGPPATEFLSLQELGFSTTDSYLQALDRAFSSLGIRLQDEKPTIGLGVDGANITASLRANLFMTIRKTLPWLLCLPFMVHRPHLEILDAISGKELPCLEELENNLKQLLSFYRYSPRLMCELRLTAATLCEETEFLGDIRAVKWIIGEQNVLNALIKDYLEVVAHLKDISGQTQRADASAIALALLQFLMDYQSIKLIYFLLDVIAVLSRLAYVFQGEYLLVSQVDDKIEEAIQEISRLADSPGEYLQEFEENFRESFNGIAVKNLRVAEAKFQSIREKICQKTQVILAQRFDSRSRTFVKACQVFDLAAWPRSTDELMSYGKEDMVQIFEHLETVPSFSREVCREGMDTRGSLLMEWRELKVDYYTKNGFKDLLSHICKYKQRFPLLNKIVQILKVLPTSSACCEKGRTALQRVRKNNRSRLTLEQLSDLLTIAVNGPPIANFDCKRALDSWFEEKSGNSYALSAEMLSRMSSLEQKPMLQSMDHGSEFYPDI comes from the exons ATGGAAATTGAGCCAAACCTATCGTCTTTTGAATTTCCAG GAGATAAAATGTTACAGAACGACAAGTCAGAAAAGAATGTAGAAAATCAAGAGGATGCAAGGGGAGCACTCCAGTTCGCTACCTTAAAGCAGGGGAAGAGCCCCTACAAACGCAGCTGTGACGAGGGGGAATCCCACccccaaacaaagaaaaaaaaaattgacctCATCTTCAAAGATGTCCTGGAGGCTTCTTTGGAGTCTGCCAAGTTTGAGGAGAACCAGTTAGCAACAAGTACACCACTTTCCCTCAGAAGAGCATCTAAATACCAGGCTGAAGACATCTTTGAGCAGTGTGGCAGTGCCATGCAGCATGGTTCCCTAAGCCTCAGCAGAAACCAGAGTGAGAGGGAATGGAGGGTCCCTCACAGCTCCTCTTTCATTTCAGCCAAGGAGATGAGCATCCTtgaagatgaggaagaagagCCCCTGTCACTTAAAGCAGACAGCCCAACCGAGCTGTCACTGGCCTCTGCACAAGGCAACTCCCATGAAATGCCCACCACATCCTTCTGCCCCAACTGCATCCggctgaagaagaaaatccgggagctgcaggctgagtTAGACATGCTGAGATCTGGCAAGTTACCCGAGGCACCCGTGTTACCGCCCCAGGTACCTGAGCTCCAAGAGTTCTCAGACCCCACAG cTTCAGAAAGCATCATCTCAGTTCCCACCATCATGGAGGATGATGACCAAGAGGTGGATTCTGCTGATGAATCAGTTTCCAATGACATGATTGCTGCTACAGATGAGCCTTCCAAGATGTCTTCTGCGACGGGCCGGAGGATACGGCGCTTCAAGCAAGAGTGGCTTAAAAAGTTTTGGTTTCTGCGGTACTCCCCGACACTGAATGAGATGTGGTGCCATGTCTGTAGGCAGTACACAGTGCAATCTTCTCGGACTTCAGCCTTCATCATTGGCTCTAAGCAGTTCAAGATACACACGATAAagctgcacagccagagcaaCCTCCACAAGAAGTGCCTGCAGCTTTACAAGCTCAGGATGCACCcagagaagacagaagagaTGTGCCGAAATATGACCCTGCTCTTCAATACAGCCTACCACCTGGCCCTGGAGGGCAGGCCCTACTACGACTTTCGGCCTCTGGCAGAACTACTGAGAAAGTGTGAACTCAAGGTGGTGGATCAGTACATGAACGAAGGAGACTGCCAGATCTTGATTCACCATATCGCCCGGGCTCTCCGAGAGGACCTGGTTGAGCGCATCCGGCAGTCTCCCTTCCTCAGCATCATTCTGGATGGGCAGAGCGACGACCTCCTCGCAGATACAGTTGCGGTCTATGTGCAGTACACGAGCAGTGATGGGCCTCCAGCAACTGAATTCCTGTCTCTTCAGGAACTCGGCTTCTCTACAACAGACAGTTACCTCCAAGCATTAGACCGAgctttttccagcctgggaatACGATTGCAGGATGAGAAGCCAACTATCGGCTTGGGAGTTGATGGTGCTAACATTACCGCCAGCCTGAGGGCCAACTTGTTCATGACGATCAGAAAGACCTTGCCCTGGcttctctgccttccctttATGGTGCATAGGCCCCACTTGGAGATTTTGGATGCCATTAGTGGGAAGGAACTACCCTGTCTGGAGGAGCTAGAAAACAATTTGAAGCAACTGCTGAGTTTCTATCGTTATTCTCCCCGACTCATGTGCGAGTTGAGGCTCACTGCTGCCACTCTGTGTGAGGAGACCGAGTTCCTGGGGGACATCCGAGCAGTGAAATGGATCATTGGGGAGCAGAATGTGCTCAATGCTCTCATCAAGGATTACCTCGAGGTTGTGGCCCATCTCAAAGATATCAGTGGCCAGACTCAAAGGGCAGATGCTTCTGCCATTGCCTTGGCCCTCCTGCAGTTCCTGATGGACTACCAGTCAATTAAACTCATCTACTTCCTGCTGGATGTGATTGCTGTGCTCTCACGCCTTGCCTACGTCTTCCAAGGGGAGTACCTTCTTGTGTCGCAGGTGGACGATAAAATAGAGGAGGCCATCCAGGAGATCAGCCGGCTAGCAGACTCCCCTGGGGAGTACTTGCAGGAGTTTGAGGAAAACTTCCGTGAAAGCTTTAATGGCATTGCTGTGAAAAATCTACGGGTGGCTGAAGCCAAATTCCAGTCGATCAGAGAAAAGATCTGCCAGAAGACCCAGGTGATCCTAGCCCAAAGGTTCGATTCCCGCAGCCGGACATTTGTGAAGGCCTGTCAGGTATTTGACCTTGCAGCTTGGCCCAGAAGCACTGATGAGCTCATGAGCTATGGGAAGGAGGATATGGTACAAATATTTGAACACCTGGAGACAGTCCCGTCATTttccagggaggtttgcagagAGGGGATGGACACCCGAGGGAGTCTGCTGATGGAGTGGCGAGAACTCAAGGTGGATTATTATAccaaaaatggttttaaagaCTTGCTCAGTCACATTTGTAAATACAAACAGAGATTTCCCCTCCTAAATAAAATAGTTCAGATCCTCAAAGTCCTTCCCACCTCTTCGGCCTGCTGTGAGAAGGGGCGCACCGCCCTGCAGAGAGTGCGCAAGAACAACCGCTCTCGGCTCAcgctggagcagctcagtgacCTGTTGACGATTGCTGTTAACGGGCCGCCCATTGCCAACTTCGATTGCAAACGGGCACTCGACAGCTGGTTCGAGGAGAAGTCGGGCAATAGCTACGCGCTCTCGGCCGAAATGCTGAGCAGGATGTCATCTCTTGAGCAGAAGCCGATGTTGCAGAGCATGGACCATGGCTCTGAGTTTTACCCTGATATTTAG
- the SYT13 gene encoding synaptotagmin-13 isoform X1: MVLSAPVIALGATLGTATSILALCGLTCFCKCKQPGKGLSDKDQEEETENAKPSVLQPVQQFNVKKTAEPVQPRALLKFPNIYGPKPEVTSPEIVNYTQYSLKTTEEPATGKHTALDENRMKIQVNEELFVLPQNGLVKEVCVTEPLQPERAGGGRQPPELRFCLRYEPRRAQLRVELLQAMHGRMSGDQDAGCHCYILGTLESKSGIAEAQTELKKKVLHTLWEEVLQFPLTEEEMPGGTLTLTLRNCDKFSRHSIVGELKLNLAEMEESFGKAQWERLKSPEKEPSTGHGEVLLSISYLPAANRLLVVIIKAKNLHSKQLKDLLGSDVSVKVTLRHQSLKLKKKQTKRAKHKINPVWNEMIMFEVPHELLRASSVELEMLSQDGAGQSHVLGKCSLGVHATGTERSHWEEMLRNPRKQIAMWHQLHM; encoded by the exons ATGGTTTTGTCTGCTCCAGTTATAGCCCTGGGGGCTACCTTAGGGACTGCAACTAGCATCCTTGCCCTCTGCGGTCTCACCTGCTTCTGCAAATGCAAGCAACCTGGGAAAGGACTCTCAGACAAGGACCAAGAGGAGGAGACGGAAAATGCTAAGCCCAGTGTGCTTCAGCCAGTCCAGCAA ttcaaCGTCAAGAAAACTGCAGAGCCAGTCCAGCCTCGAGCACTTCTGAAGTTTCCCAACATTTATGGCCCCAAACCAGAAGTAACTTCACCTGAAATTGTTAACTACACACAATACTCTCTGAAGACAACAGAAGAACCAGCTACTGGCAAACATACTGCTTTGGATGAGAACAGGATGAAGATACAAGTCAATGAAGAGCTCTTTGTTCTCCCTCAAAACG GGCTGGTGAAGGAGGTGTGCGTGACGGAGCCCCTGCAGCCCGAGCGGGCGGGCGGCGGCCGGCAGCCCCCCGAGCTGCGCTTCTGCCTGCGCTACGAGCCCCGGCGCGCCCAGCTGCGCGTGGAACTGCTGCAAG CTATGCATGGCAGAATGAGTGGGGACCAAGATGCTGGCTGCCATTGCTACATACTGGGCACACTGGAGAGCAAGTCTGGTATTGCAGAGGCCCAGACAGAGCTGAAGAAGAAGGTACTTCACACCCTTTGGGAGGAGGTGCTGCAATTCCCACTGACAGAGGAGGAGATGCCAGGAGGGACACTGACTCTCACCCTGAGAAACTGCGACAAGttctccaggcacagcatcGTGGGGGAACTCAAACTGAACCTTGCTGAA ATGGAGGAATCCTTTGGGAAGGCCCAGTGGGAAAGGCTAAAGAGCCCAGAGAAG GAGCCATCCACGGGCCATGGGGAGGTTCTGCTCTCTATTAGCTACCTGCCAGCAGCTAATCGCCTGCTGGTGGTGATTATTAAGGCTAAAAACCTCCATTCCAAGCAGCTGAAAGATCTACTTGGCAGTG ATGTTTCTGTCAAGGTGACACTGAGGCATCAGTCACTGAAGCTGAAGAAGAAGCAGACCAAACGTGCAAAGCACAAGATCAACCCTgtgtggaatgagatgatcaTGTTTGAGGTGCCTCACGAGCTCCTGCGTGCCTCCAGCgtggagctggaaatgctgagccaggatggagctggcCAGAGCCATGTGCTCGGCAAGTGCAGTCTGGGCGTACAtgccacaggcacagagaggagcCACTGGGAAGAAATGCTGAGGAACCCCAGGAAACAGATAGCTATGTGGCACCAGCTCCACATGTAG
- the SYT13 gene encoding synaptotagmin-13 isoform X2 has product MVLSAPVIALGATLGTATSILALCGLTCFCKCKQPGKGLSDKDQEEETENAKPSVLQPVQQFNVKKTAEPVQPRALLKFPNIYGPKPEVTSPEIVNYTQYSLKTTEEPATGKHTALDENRMKIQVNEELFVLPQNGLVKEVCVTEPLQPERAGGGRQPPELRFCLRYEPRRAQLRVELLQAMHGRMSGDQDAGCHCYILGTLESKSGIAEAQTELKKKVLHTLWEEVLQFPLTEEEMPGGTLTLTLRNCDKFSRHSIVGELKLNLAEMEESFGKAQWERLKSPEKEPSTGHGEVLLSISYLPAANRLLVVIIKAKNLHSKQLKDLLGSDVSVKVTLRHQSLKLKKKQTKRAKHKINPVWNEMIMFEVPHELLRASSVELEMLSQDGAGQSHVLGKCSLGVHATGTERSHWEEMLRNPRKQIAMWHQLHM; this is encoded by the exons ATGGTTTTGTCTGCTCCAGTTATAGCCCTGGGGGCTACCTTAGGGACTGCAACTAGCATCCTTGCCCTCTGCGGTCTCACCTGCTTCTGCAAATGCAAGCAACCTGGGAAAGGACTCTCAGACAAGGACCAAGAGGAGGAGACGGAAAATGCTAAGCCCAGTGTGCTTCAGCCAGTCCAGCAA ttcaaCGTCAAGAAAACTGCAGAGCCAGTCCAGCCTCGAGCACTTCTGAAGTTTCCCAACATTTATGGCCCCAAACCAGAAGTAACTTCACCTGAAATTGTTAACTACACACAATACTCTCTGAAGACAACAGAAGAACCAGCTACTGGCAAACATACTGCTTTGGATGAGAACAGGATGAAGATACAAGTCAATGAAGAGCTCTTTGTTCTCCCTCAAAACG GGCTGGTGAAGGAGGTGTGCGTGACGGAGCCCCTGCAGCCCGAGCGGGCGGGCGGCGGCCGGCAGCCCCCCGAGCTGCGCTTCTGCCTGCGCTACGAGCCCCGGCGCGCCCAGCTGCGCGTGGAACTGCTGCAAG CTATGCATGGCAGAATGAGTGGGGACCAAGATGCTGGCTGCCATTGCTACATACTGGGCACACTGGAGAGCAAGTCTGGTATTGCAGAGGCCCAGACAGAGCTGAAGAAGAAGGTACTTCACACCCTTTGGGAGGAGGTGCTGCAATTCCCACTGACAGAGGAGGAGATGCCAGGAGGGACACTGACTCTCACCCTGAGAAACTGCGACAAGttctccaggcacagcatcGTGGGGGAACTCAAACTGAACCTTGCTGAAATGGAGGAATCCTTTGGGAAGGCCCAGTGGGAAAGGCTAAAGAGCCCAGAGAAG GAGCCATCCACGGGCCATGGGGAGGTTCTGCTCTCTATTAGCTACCTGCCAGCAGCTAATCGCCTGCTGGTGGTGATTATTAAGGCTAAAAACCTCCATTCCAAGCAGCTGAAAGATCTACTTGGCAGTG ATGTTTCTGTCAAGGTGACACTGAGGCATCAGTCACTGAAGCTGAAGAAGAAGCAGACCAAACGTGCAAAGCACAAGATCAACCCTgtgtggaatgagatgatcaTGTTTGAGGTGCCTCACGAGCTCCTGCGTGCCTCCAGCgtggagctggaaatgctgagccaggatggagctggcCAGAGCCATGTGCTCGGCAAGTGCAGTCTGGGCGTACAtgccacaggcacagagaggagcCACTGGGAAGAAATGCTGAGGAACCCCAGGAAACAGATAGCTATGTGGCACCAGCTCCACATGTAG